The Candidatus Zixiibacteriota bacterium genome includes a region encoding these proteins:
- a CDS encoding DUF1573 domain-containing protein codes for MTLRTALAAAVLVCLGPLAPAFAQQLPDLRFTEERFDIGCVGVDFKIRHTFRMVNHGAQPIHIDTVTAHCDCTEVRFRDSTVAPGDTAEILMIFSTANFYGFVEKDVRVVSNDPKMPAQEILYSAVVGQWLLRVEPKPTHVIFLPPQRTRTAELVNHALDKISVKDVYIEDPFVDIKIVDGEASKGETVKFELTPKTDLPSGTHLTNYTVTINPHRDAPPLRITIPVKVARY; via the coding sequence ATGACGTTGCGCACGGCGCTTGCAGCGGCTGTGTTGGTATGCCTGGGGCCATTGGCTCCCGCTTTCGCGCAGCAACTGCCGGATCTAAGATTCACCGAGGAACGGTTCGATATCGGCTGTGTCGGCGTAGATTTCAAGATCAGGCACACGTTCCGGATGGTCAATCACGGCGCACAACCGATTCATATCGATACCGTCACCGCGCATTGTGATTGCACTGAGGTTCGCTTTAGGGACTCGACTGTCGCCCCGGGAGATACCGCCGAGATTCTGATGATTTTCAGTACCGCCAATTTCTATGGGTTTGTCGAAAAAGATGTTCGGGTGGTCTCCAATGATCCCAAAATGCCGGCCCAGGAGATTCTCTACTCCGCGGTTGTCGGACAGTGGCTTTTAAGGGTCGAACCCAAGCCGACCCACGTAATCTTCCTGCCGCCTCAGCGGACCCGGACTGCCGAACTGGTTAACCATGCCCTGGACAAAATCAGCGTAAAGGACGTCTACATCGAAGATCCTTTCGTTGACATCAAGATAGTCGACGGTGAAGCGTCAAAGGGAGAAACTGTCAAATTCGAGCTAACCCCAAAAACCGATCTTCCCTCCGGCACCCACCTGACTAATTATACCGTGACTATAAACCCGCACCGCGACGCGCCTCCCCTGCGGATTACGATTCCTGTAAAAGTAGCCAGGTACTAG
- a CDS encoding 4Fe-4S binding protein → MAMTITDECTACGLCLPECPTESITEGDIYIINPDTCNECEDQADGPHCVEVCPVDCIEKAV, encoded by the coding sequence ATGGCCATGACAATCACCGACGAATGCACCGCCTGCGGTCTGTGCTTGCCGGAGTGTCCTACCGAGTCTATCACCGAGGGTGACATCTATATCATTAATCCTGACACCTGCAACGAGTGTGAGGATCAGGCCGATGGCCCCCATTGCGTGGAAGTCTGCCCGGTGGACTGCATCGAGAAGGCTGTTTAG
- a CDS encoding dockerin type I repeat-containing protein — MPKTSFALVLGMVCLAVAAPVAAHWVPSDGHKMHWPQLPDEQGWDVNAVYPVVLADDWRCAETGPITDLHFWGSWRDLDGDRVGDVGVIQFFQIGIWSDVPDPDGDGPLYSHPGTRLWFQEVSNPHVVPIDPPTLEAWYDPSKDPDIVIPNDHDAYFQYNVFFDELGLPYFPQEAGTVYWLSISAFVDQSQLPFEWGWKSTIDHFNDDAVWAFDGSFQWIDIVEPPRVNDFSAVINPDGTWGGGTGTNYYGQGWYFYEATGWWNIWFYDNPFTYEHFKQGLIQCFVMPANPQLPANITIALNWSTDAWSNQDPPPDGPPLPGVDENQYIGRHVIFSGAIGLSGWELYEPFRLPVDYNPEWISVDIMGVNVMVMGGRISHECVTTSLDLAFVVTGPPSATGACCYPSGACAVVTQPACVGGGGVYLGNGTVCLGDNPPQNGIDDACEQVLPTGACCFADGSCTVIAQAACLFSGGVYAGDGTTCADLNGNGVADICEQYLPTGACCFDNGSCQVMIAASCSQAGGIYAGNGTSCAGDNNLNGVDDACEGVVTMGACCYGDPIMPICVNTTSTVCTQQYQGTWYAGQNCATFVCPVTPTGACCYTGGGCAVVTQASCAAGQGTYMGDGTTCDDADGDGTADICETLEHLKWVQPPDLTPMGMDVMATQRLVLADDFLCSETGRITRVVVYGSWFEDMIPDHGEVSFVLSFHEDIPAVPPEFSKPGRLICLNLFAPGTYTVEPVSIGGLEEGWYDPSQEFYIFPGDRNIFRYTFLIDDPCWKQAGTPTSPVVYWLDVQVQMPFEGPMFGWKTSVEHWNDDAVWAMGQEPALLSDWRELRYPPQHPMFPASIDLAFEIYGVTEADTCALQNPGDFDSDGDIDVADLNALAAFVQGVGAPPVVHANGDFNGDCRINGFDVTDMASYLATGGPPPVDCTCVEPYPFRDCCIGVVGNANLDPAEQVTIGDITMMIDAKFITGTCEGVLLCLTEADINQSGGAIPDCDQITIGDITYLVDYLFIGGPGVVILFNCF; from the coding sequence ATGCCCAAAACTTCATTCGCGCTCGTCCTGGGAATGGTCTGCCTGGCGGTCGCCGCGCCGGTTGCGGCTCACTGGGTTCCCTCGGACGGACACAAGATGCACTGGCCTCAGTTGCCCGACGAACAAGGGTGGGACGTGAACGCTGTCTACCCGGTGGTTCTGGCGGACGACTGGCGGTGCGCAGAAACCGGCCCAATCACTGATCTCCATTTCTGGGGATCGTGGCGGGATCTCGACGGCGACAGGGTCGGAGACGTAGGAGTGATCCAGTTCTTTCAGATCGGCATTTGGTCCGACGTGCCGGACCCGGATGGCGACGGGCCGCTGTACAGCCACCCCGGCACCCGTCTTTGGTTCCAGGAAGTATCTAATCCGCACGTGGTGCCGATCGACCCCCCGACCCTCGAAGCCTGGTATGATCCCTCGAAGGACCCCGATATCGTGATTCCGAATGACCACGACGCGTATTTCCAGTACAACGTGTTTTTCGACGAGCTTGGTTTGCCGTATTTCCCACAGGAAGCGGGCACGGTGTACTGGTTGTCCATTTCCGCGTTCGTTGATCAAAGCCAGCTTCCTTTTGAATGGGGCTGGAAATCGACGATTGATCATTTCAACGACGATGCGGTATGGGCCTTCGACGGGAGCTTTCAGTGGATCGACATCGTTGAACCGCCCCGGGTGAATGACTTCAGCGCTGTGATCAACCCCGATGGAACCTGGGGTGGTGGAACAGGCACCAACTACTACGGCCAGGGTTGGTACTTCTATGAGGCCACTGGCTGGTGGAACATCTGGTTTTACGACAACCCTTTCACCTATGAGCATTTCAAACAGGGTCTTATCCAGTGTTTCGTGATGCCTGCCAACCCGCAGTTACCGGCCAACATAACGATCGCTCTTAACTGGTCGACCGACGCTTGGTCGAACCAGGATCCTCCGCCCGACGGGCCACCACTTCCGGGGGTGGATGAGAACCAATATATCGGGCGCCATGTGATTTTCTCCGGTGCGATCGGCCTGAGCGGTTGGGAGCTCTACGAGCCGTTCCGGTTACCGGTGGATTACAACCCCGAGTGGATATCGGTCGACATCATGGGTGTAAACGTCATGGTAATGGGCGGCAGGATCAGCCACGAGTGCGTCACCACGTCGCTTGACTTGGCTTTTGTGGTCACGGGCCCGCCGAGCGCAACCGGCGCCTGCTGTTATCCCAGCGGCGCTTGTGCCGTCGTAACGCAGCCGGCCTGCGTGGGCGGCGGAGGTGTTTACCTGGGCAACGGCACGGTCTGTCTTGGAGATAACCCCCCGCAAAACGGTATTGATGACGCCTGCGAGCAGGTGCTGCCGACCGGAGCTTGCTGCTTCGCCGACGGCTCTTGCACCGTCATAGCCCAGGCTGCCTGCTTGTTTAGCGGAGGAGTTTATGCTGGTGACGGCACTACCTGCGCTGACTTGAATGGCAACGGTGTTGCCGATATCTGCGAGCAGTACCTTCCGACCGGCGCGTGCTGTTTCGACAATGGCTCGTGCCAGGTGATGATAGCCGCCAGCTGCTCCCAAGCCGGCGGTATTTATGCCGGCAACGGCACGTCATGCGCCGGAGACAACAACCTGAACGGGGTCGATGATGCCTGCGAAGGTGTGGTCACAATGGGAGCCTGTTGTTATGGCGACCCGATCATGCCGATCTGTGTGAACACAACGTCAACTGTCTGTACCCAGCAGTATCAGGGCACCTGGTACGCAGGACAGAATTGCGCCACGTTCGTGTGCCCGGTCACGCCCACAGGTGCGTGCTGCTACACAGGTGGCGGGTGCGCGGTTGTTACCCAGGCCTCATGTGCAGCGGGCCAGGGTACTTATATGGGCGACGGCACCACCTGCGATGACGCCGATGGCGACGGGACGGCTGATATCTGCGAGACTCTTGAACATCTCAAATGGGTACAGCCGCCTGATTTGACTCCGATGGGCATGGATGTCATGGCCACTCAGCGGCTGGTGCTGGCCGATGACTTCCTGTGTTCGGAGACGGGTCGGATAACCAGGGTTGTCGTCTACGGCTCCTGGTTTGAAGACATGATACCCGACCACGGCGAGGTTTCTTTCGTCCTGAGTTTTCATGAGGATATCCCCGCCGTACCCCCGGAGTTCAGTAAGCCAGGTAGATTAATCTGTCTGAATCTCTTTGCTCCAGGTACCTACACGGTCGAGCCGGTATCGATTGGAGGGCTTGAGGAAGGGTGGTACGACCCAAGCCAGGAGTTTTACATCTTCCCGGGCGACCGCAACATCTTCAGGTACACATTCCTAATAGATGATCCCTGCTGGAAGCAGGCCGGCACGCCGACGTCACCGGTGGTATACTGGCTCGACGTGCAGGTACAGATGCCGTTCGAGGGACCGATGTTCGGCTGGAAGACGTCTGTTGAACATTGGAATGACGATGCTGTCTGGGCCATGGGCCAGGAGCCTGCTCTGCTGTCAGACTGGAGAGAGTTACGGTATCCGCCGCAGCATCCGATGTTCCCGGCGTCGATCGACCTGGCCTTCGAGATCTACGGCGTCACCGAAGCTGATACCTGTGCGCTTCAGAACCCGGGCGACTTCGACAGCGACGGTGATATAGACGTAGCGGATCTGAATGCGCTGGCTGCCTTCGTTCAGGGTGTCGGCGCGCCGCCGGTCGTGCACGCCAACGGCGACTTTAACGGTGACTGTCGTATCAATGGCTTCGACGTTACGGATATGGCAAGTTACCTGGCCACGGGTGGGCCGCCGCCTGTGGACTGCACCTGTGTCGAGCCGTACCCGTTCCGGGATTGCTGTATCGGAGTGGTCGGCAACGCCAATCTCGACCCGGCTGAGCAGGTCACGATTGGTGATATCACGATGATGATCGATGCCAAGTTCATCACCGGCACGTGCGAAGGAGTCTTGCTGTGTCTGACCGAGGCCGATATCAACCAATCGGGTGGTGCAATTCCGGATTGTGATCAGATCACGATAGGCGACATTACCTACCTGGTGGACTATCTGTTTATCGGTGGACCGGGCGTGGTCATACTCTTCAACTGTTTCTAA
- the glgA gene encoding glycogen synthase GlgA, producing MDKLRILMAASEAGPYARTGGLGDVMGALPAALGALGHEVKVVMPRYSSISNLTYRLTPVLDAVEVADTDGPANVTVERAGKSPRGVEFLFVGYNDYFGRTGMYVDPKTGKDYEDNDLRFAFFARAVIEVARGLEWRPDIIHVHDWQAALVPAYLKTKFGRDSVIGGCATILTIHNLGYQGLFDGDRFAALDLPAEMFYAVTGALEFYGKVNFLKCGIRMADKITTVSPRYAREIQSSDEFGCGLEGVLADRAADLFGIINGVDYSIWSPKTDSLVPHRYGLSNLTGKRMNKVELLNQAGLPVRERTPLIGMVTRLTAQKGIDLLISAAGDIFSSDYQMIILGAGDAEYQSALKRLESRYPDKLKVFLEFNDTLAHLIQAAADMFLMPSRYEPCGLNQMYALRYGTVPVVRAVGGLVDTVVDYDPVSGNGTGFQFDDFTVPALMEALGRARALFQRRQAWSKLIKTGMRVDYSWSASAHRYEALYRSLAPGPQ from the coding sequence ATGGATAAGCTACGGATTCTGATGGCCGCATCCGAGGCAGGGCCATACGCCCGTACGGGCGGCCTGGGCGATGTTATGGGCGCCCTTCCGGCGGCGCTCGGCGCGTTGGGGCACGAGGTTAAGGTGGTAATGCCGAGATACTCGTCGATCAGCAACCTCACTTATCGACTGACCCCGGTCTTGGATGCGGTTGAAGTCGCCGACACCGACGGCCCTGCCAATGTTACAGTCGAGCGCGCCGGGAAAAGTCCTCGCGGCGTGGAGTTTTTATTCGTCGGGTACAACGATTATTTCGGGCGAACTGGGATGTACGTCGATCCGAAGACCGGCAAGGACTATGAAGACAACGATCTTCGCTTCGCCTTTTTCGCGCGGGCGGTGATCGAGGTCGCGCGCGGGCTGGAATGGCGCCCCGACATTATTCACGTTCACGATTGGCAGGCGGCGCTGGTGCCGGCGTACCTGAAAACGAAGTTTGGGCGGGACTCGGTTATCGGCGGGTGCGCGACTATCCTGACTATCCATAACCTCGGATACCAGGGACTTTTCGATGGAGACAGGTTCGCCGCTCTCGATCTTCCCGCCGAAATGTTCTACGCAGTGACCGGCGCGCTGGAGTTCTATGGCAAGGTCAACTTCCTCAAGTGCGGCATTCGCATGGCGGACAAGATCACGACGGTTTCGCCCCGCTATGCCCGGGAAATTCAGTCCAGCGATGAGTTCGGCTGCGGTCTCGAAGGCGTGCTGGCGGACCGGGCCGCCGATCTCTTTGGAATCATAAACGGAGTCGACTACTCGATTTGGTCGCCGAAAACCGACTCGTTAGTACCGCACCGATACGGGCTGTCCAACCTGACCGGTAAGCGGATGAACAAAGTGGAGCTGCTGAACCAGGCCGGTCTGCCGGTACGCGAGCGCACGCCGCTGATCGGCATGGTCACACGACTGACCGCGCAAAAGGGGATCGATCTGCTAATCTCCGCGGCCGGCGACATTTTTTCGTCCGACTACCAGATGATAATTCTGGGAGCCGGTGACGCGGAATACCAAAGCGCCCTGAAACGGCTCGAGAGCAGGTACCCCGACAAGCTAAAGGTTTTCCTTGAGTTCAACGATACGCTCGCCCACCTGATACAGGCAGCGGCCGACATGTTTCTAATGCCGTCGCGCTACGAGCCGTGCGGCTTGAACCAGATGTATGCGTTGCGCTACGGTACCGTGCCGGTAGTGCGCGCTGTAGGCGGACTGGTGGATACTGTGGTGGATTATGACCCAGTCAGCGGAAACGGCACCGGCTTCCAGTTCGATGATTTCACAGTTCCGGCGCTAATGGAGGCGCTGGGCAGGGCGCGTGCTTTGTTCCAGCGGCGCCAGGCCTGGTCGAAACTGATAAAAACCGGCATGAGAGTAGATTACTCATGGTCTGCGTCGGCTCACCGGTATGAGGCGCTCTACCGATCACTGGCGCCCGGTCCCCAATGA
- the galT gene encoding galactose-1-phosphate uridylyltransferase codes for MPELRREPITGRWVIISTERRNRPTAYSTVPRSREASMCPFCPGNESHTPHEVLAYREPGTEPDRPGWRLRVISNRYPALKIEGTLDRAPHGIYDRMNGVGAHEVIIETPEHRFDMVDMTDSGVRDVLWSYRERMADLERDIRFKHIIIFKNYGEAAGASLEHSHSQLIATPIVPKRVQEEVSGAKRYHEYKERCIFCDIVRQELSDQERIVRDHDAFITFVPFASRFPFETCIIPKAHQSSFLEMSDSEYTVLAKCLKDTLLRMKLALNNPPFNYVLHTRPLTREYHDIYHWHIEIIPRLSRTAGFEWGTGFYINPTPPEESAAFLREIDTTQYGASRAQHVGN; via the coding sequence GTGCCTGAGTTAAGAAGAGAACCGATTACCGGACGCTGGGTCATCATATCGACCGAGCGGCGCAATCGCCCGACCGCCTACAGCACCGTGCCTCGCAGCCGGGAGGCATCGATGTGCCCGTTCTGTCCCGGCAACGAAAGCCACACCCCCCACGAGGTACTGGCCTATCGTGAGCCGGGGACCGAGCCGGATCGCCCGGGCTGGCGGCTTCGAGTAATCTCCAATCGCTATCCGGCACTTAAAATCGAGGGAACGCTCGACCGCGCTCCGCACGGCATTTACGATCGCATGAACGGTGTCGGCGCTCACGAGGTCATAATCGAAACGCCGGAGCATCGTTTCGACATGGTCGACATGACTGACTCCGGGGTGCGTGACGTGCTCTGGTCATATCGCGAGCGGATGGCCGATCTTGAGCGAGACATCCGCTTCAAACATATTATCATTTTCAAGAACTACGGCGAGGCGGCCGGGGCCTCGCTCGAGCACTCGCACAGCCAGTTGATCGCGACTCCCATTGTCCCCAAGCGGGTTCAGGAAGAGGTCAGCGGCGCGAAGCGCTACCACGAATACAAGGAGCGCTGCATCTTCTGCGACATCGTGCGTCAGGAATTGTCGGACCAGGAGCGGATCGTTCGCGATCATGATGCCTTCATCACGTTTGTCCCGTTCGCGTCGCGATTTCCCTTCGAGACCTGTATTATCCCCAAGGCGCACCAGTCGAGTTTCCTCGAGATGTCCGACTCGGAGTATACCGTATTGGCGAAGTGTCTGAAAGACACACTTCTGCGCATGAAACTTGCGCTGAACAACCCGCCGTTCAACTACGTCCTGCACACGAGGCCGCTGACGCGCGAGTACCATGATATCTACCACTGGCATATCGAGATTATCCCGCGTCTTAGCCGGACCGCCGGGTTCGAGTGGGGTACCGGTTTCTACATCAATCCCACGCCGCCGGAGGAATCGGCCGCCTTTCTTCGTGAGATCGATACCACGCAGTACGGCGCATCCCGCGCTCAGCATGTCGGCAACTAA
- a CDS encoding putative sugar nucleotidyl transferase, with amino-acid sequence MGPRICFFEDEQFRQFFPLTYLRPVYCLRAGILPLFRRAERYFERPEISLSARHDLAAMVTAEHRDYPVNIIQRQEHQAVLFLNGRIRSYGSILEALAGARLVTRIVGRDSELIGVFFPEEFTADVPKVATPEQYQAVYAANRVDVSVAETDASLYNWCWDLVSDIDQEIAADFAFLQDKSRNPQHVKVYSGAYTIKPEQIHLGNNVEMLPGSLIDASRGPVYIGDNTRIESQVAIYGPCYVGPNSILVAGKLSGSSIGHTCRVGGEVEESVFQAYVNKYHAGFIGHAYVGAWVNFGAMTTNSDLKNNYSAIAVSVGGTMIDTGSIKVGSFVGDHTKFGIGTLLNTGVKIGVCCNIFGGTLVTDREVPSFKWGNSAGYQTYRFDQAITTIRRTAERRAVTLTQDEVSLLQKLSEGQINEHGILSF; translated from the coding sequence ATGGGTCCGCGCATTTGCTTCTTTGAAGACGAACAGTTCCGGCAGTTCTTCCCTCTGACTTATCTCCGTCCGGTGTACTGCCTGCGGGCCGGAATCCTGCCGCTGTTTCGTCGCGCCGAGAGGTACTTCGAGCGGCCTGAGATCTCTCTGTCGGCCCGCCACGATCTGGCTGCGATGGTTACAGCCGAGCATCGCGATTACCCGGTGAATATCATTCAGCGCCAGGAACATCAGGCGGTCTTATTCCTGAACGGGCGAATTCGCAGCTATGGGAGCATTCTTGAGGCGCTGGCCGGCGCGCGTTTGGTGACCCGGATAGTCGGCCGCGACAGCGAATTGATCGGCGTGTTCTTTCCTGAGGAATTCACCGCCGATGTTCCCAAAGTGGCGACTCCGGAGCAGTACCAAGCGGTGTATGCCGCGAACCGGGTTGATGTCTCGGTAGCCGAAACCGATGCGTCACTCTATAACTGGTGCTGGGATCTGGTATCCGATATCGATCAGGAGATAGCCGCCGATTTTGCATTTCTCCAGGACAAATCGAGGAATCCCCAGCACGTGAAGGTCTACTCTGGCGCTTACACTATAAAGCCGGAGCAGATCCATCTGGGAAACAACGTGGAAATGCTGCCGGGCTCGCTGATTGATGCCTCCCGCGGACCAGTGTATATAGGCGACAACACGAGAATCGAGTCCCAGGTGGCAATATATGGACCCTGCTATGTAGGACCCAACTCGATACTGGTCGCCGGCAAGCTGAGTGGCAGCTCGATCGGCCACACCTGTCGGGTAGGCGGCGAAGTCGAAGAATCGGTGTTCCAGGCCTACGTGAACAAGTATCACGCCGGATTTATCGGCCATGCTTATGTCGGCGCGTGGGTGAATTTCGGGGCAATGACAACCAATTCTGATCTGAAAAACAACTACTCTGCGATAGCGGTAAGCGTAGGCGGCACGATGATCGACACCGGCTCGATCAAAGTCGGCTCGTTTGTAGGCGATCACACTAAGTTCGGTATCGGGACGCTATTGAATACGGGCGTGAAGATCGGTGTTTGCTGCAATATCTTCGGTGGCACGCTGGTCACGGATCGCGAGGTGCCGTCGTTCAAGTGGGGAAACTCGGCAGGTTACCAAACCTACCGGTTCGACCAGGCCATCACGACCATACGCCGGACTGCCGAGAGGAGGGCTGTCACGCTGACGCAAGATGAGGTCAGTCTTTTGCAAAAGCTCTCGGAGGGGCAGATCAACGAGCACGGTATTCTCAGTTTTTAA
- a CDS encoding QueT transporter family protein has translation MNETAQAGLIAAAYALLGLVFYPISFGVYQVRVAEALTVLPFLSRAAVPGLFVGCLIANFFGGMGWQDVVFGSLLTLVAAVLTRLIAVSVKSRHAWLLAPLPPVLVNALGVSLYLAPIIDVSYWFAVQMIGLGQVAACFVLGMPLLRLLQSRASLFGDRSI, from the coding sequence TTGAACGAAACAGCTCAGGCCGGGCTGATTGCCGCTGCCTACGCGCTGCTCGGCCTCGTCTTCTATCCGATATCATTCGGAGTCTATCAGGTCAGAGTTGCCGAGGCGCTAACCGTACTTCCCTTTCTGTCTCGTGCCGCCGTACCGGGATTGTTTGTAGGGTGTCTTATCGCCAATTTTTTTGGCGGCATGGGTTGGCAGGACGTTGTATTCGGTTCTCTGCTTACGTTAGTGGCGGCGGTGCTGACACGGCTGATCGCCGTCAGTGTGAAATCTCGCCACGCCTGGCTGCTGGCGCCGCTTCCGCCGGTGCTGGTAAACGCTCTCGGTGTTTCTTTGTATCTGGCCCCCATAATCGATGTCAGCTACTGGTTTGCCGTGCAGATGATCGGACTCGGTCAGGTGGCCGCCTGCTTTGTCCTGGGAATGCCGCTTCTGAGATTGCTTCAAAGTCGCGCCAGTTTGTTTGGAGATCGCTCGATCTGA
- a CDS encoding YafY family protein: MGMSKYDRLLYILNLLRSRKSLNARRLADECQVTERSIYRDLISLSEANVPIYYDNGYKLASGNFLPPLNFTLDEYTCLRLALESTPLAKAGRKADTLRQIKAKIDCCLPQATREMRKMSRETAHIEIDTTITGRATTRFYGVLERAISEQRSVDLEYDSLEHGLTRRLVDPYFIIFRRHAFYFVGYCHLRRDFRTFRIDRLRSLTTTETKFTRRKEISASDYFAGSWELHHGEPVEVVVEFQGRASRVVTDSRHHPSETIERLDNDRIRYRVIVNGTDEIRRWLLGFGADAVVIAPDELRRELGEIGRLIADRYRKRRRKRS; encoded by the coding sequence ATGGGGATGTCGAAATACGATAGACTACTCTATATTCTTAACCTGCTTCGGAGTCGCAAGAGCCTCAATGCGCGACGGCTGGCCGATGAGTGCCAGGTGACCGAGCGCTCGATCTATCGCGATCTGATTTCGCTCTCCGAGGCCAACGTCCCGATTTACTATGACAACGGATACAAACTTGCGTCGGGGAATTTCCTCCCGCCGCTCAATTTCACTCTTGATGAATATACCTGTCTGCGGCTGGCGCTCGAATCGACACCTCTCGCCAAGGCGGGGCGAAAGGCGGATACACTTCGGCAGATCAAGGCTAAGATTGATTGTTGCCTGCCCCAAGCCACTCGCGAGATGCGAAAGATGTCACGTGAGACCGCACATATAGAAATTGATACCACAATCACCGGGCGGGCGACGACTCGATTCTACGGGGTACTTGAAAGAGCTATCAGCGAGCAGAGAAGTGTTGATCTCGAATATGACAGCCTTGAACATGGCCTGACCCGGCGGCTGGTCGATCCGTATTTTATCATCTTCAGGCGGCACGCTTTTTACTTTGTTGGTTATTGTCATCTGCGCCGGGATTTTCGCACTTTTCGGATCGATCGCCTGCGCAGCCTGACAACCACAGAGACAAAGTTCACGCGGCGTAAAGAGATAAGCGCATCGGATTATTTCGCGGGGAGCTGGGAGTTACATCACGGTGAGCCCGTGGAAGTGGTGGTCGAGTTTCAGGGGCGAGCCTCGCGCGTGGTAACCGATTCTCGCCATCATCCCAGCGAAACGATTGAACGACTCGACAACGACCGTATCCGCTACCGTGTGATCGTGAACGGCACCGACGAGATCCGTCGCTGGCTGCTTGGATTTGGTGCCGATGCGGTAGTTATAGCGCCCGACGAGCTACGGCGGGAGCTCGGTGAGATCGGCCGACTCATAGCGGACCGCTACCGAAAACGCCGGCGAAAACGATCGTAA